The Panicum virgatum strain AP13 chromosome 5K, P.virgatum_v5, whole genome shotgun sequence genome has a window encoding:
- the LOC120705555 gene encoding V-type proton ATPase subunit E-like, which yields MEDVDVSRQLKQMTDFIRQEAVEKAVEIEAAAAEEFQIEKLKLVEAEKKIRQEFDRKEKQVGIKKKIDYSMQLNASRIKVLQAQDDLVTSMMESARKELLYISRGHQTYKKLLKILIVQSLLRLKEPAVLLRCRKEDLELVDSVLESARNEYAEKANVYPPEIVVDRHVYLPSAPSHFQAPGPTCSGGVVLASRDGKIVCENTLDARLQVVFRKKLPEIRQNLFGQVSA from the exons ATGGAGGACGTGGACGTGTCGCGGCAGCTCAAGCAGATGACGGACTTCATCCGCCAGGAGGCCGTAGAGAAGGCCGTCGAGATCGAGGCTGCAGCCGCCGAG GAATTCCAAATTGAAAAATTGAAATTGGTGGAAGCTGAAAAGAAGATCAGGCAGGAATTTGATCGCAAAGAGAAGCAAGTTGGTATCAAGAAGAAAAT TGACTACTCAATGCAGCTCAATGCTTCCCGAATTAAAGTTCTTCAAGCTCAGGATGACTTGGTAACAAGTATGATGGAATCAGCAAGGAAAGAGCTCCTGTACATCAGCCGAGGTCACCAAACCTACAAGAAACTTCTGAAGATACTTATTGTTCAG AGTTTGCTGCGGCTGAAAGAGCCAGCTGTGCTTCTCCGCTGCAGGAAGGAGGATCTTGAGCTTGTTGATTCAGTTTTGGAGTCGGCAAGGAATGAGTATGCAGAGAAAGCAAATGTATATCCTCCTGAGATAGTGGTAGACCGTCATGTCTATCTGCCATCTGCACCCAGTCATTTTCAGGCACCTGGTCCCACCTG CTCTGGCGGAGTTGTGCTAGCTTCCCGAGATGGAAAGATCGTCTGTGAAAACACGCTGGATGCTAGACTACAGGTGGTTTTTAGAAAAAAGCTGCCCGAG ATCCGTCAAAACCTTTTCGGGCAGGTATCCGCATAA